The genome window TCCAAGGGAACGCATTTAGTGGTACAGCGTCGTGTAGATCAGGGTCAAGGAAGCAAGAtcataatatataaaaatgaattcTGAATACATTTGCCTTCAAGAAGTTGACAGTATGACAGTTATTTTATAGGAGTGCCGTTGATACTATTTCGAGTAAGTTTGACGAGTTTCACAAAAAAATGCGGTCAGTATTCACACTTTCACATTTACATCGATATTTTTTTGCCAGTTATCCCGCTGCTGCGGCCAGCAACACGACATttgaggaaaaaatattagacCAGCTACTCCTATTCACCTGACCCAGAAATGCTATGAGACCAGAGAACTTTCAGAAGGTCAAGGCTGCGAGGAGCCGATGATCGTCCCTCCCTAAAGCCCAGACCAGCAGCCTCGTTACGCGCCGCTATAAAAGCCCGTCTGACGAAGGCTCCGGCACCAGTACCTCACCGGCACATCAACCATGAAGTTTGTGAGTGTTCGCTCCGGCGCTGCTGATTGTTAATCATTGAGAGTGTTCTTTGCTGCTGAGAGACATCGGTCATGGCATGACAATTTGCATGGTTTGATTTGTTTCTGTGaggtgtttcttttttgtttgttgtcaGAATATTGCGAAGTTCATGCGGTTATGAAACCATGAACTGTTTAATTCCAGGTGATCTTCGCCGCCCTGGCCGCCGTGGCCCTCGCCGCCCCAAGGCCTGACAAGCCTACCTACGGCTCCTTCTCCGCCGAGAGCGCCGAGTTCATCCCCATCCTGAAGGACGAGCGTGTCCAGGAGGACGACGGCAGGTACAACCTGGACGTGGAAACCGGCAACGGCATCTTCCTCTCCCAGTCCGGCTCCCCCGACGGCCCCGACGGCGCCGTGGTCAAGTCCGGAGTCTACTCGTGAGTCACGCCTCACACAGTTACGCCTTTGAACAATGTCACAGCTGAACACCGCCATGTTGGGGCGGGAATGGATTAATCAGTGTTATAATTGTACCTTTGACTAACACACTCTTCCCACAGCTACACCGCCCCTGACGGCACACCCGTCGAGGTCAAGTTCGTCGCCGACGCCAACGGCTACCAGCCCCAGTCTGACCTGCTGCCCGTGGCCCCCGccttcccccaccccatcccccagtTCGTGCTGGACCAGATCGCCTTCGCCGCCGCCGAGGACGCCGCCCGCGACTCCTCCGAGGAGGGCTACAGCTACGCCTAAAGTGCATCCTCTTCTCTGCGCTGCGTTGTGATCCGTCtcgatgtatttatttatctatttattttgtaaaTAAAATATCAGTCCTCATAACTACTTTTAATCAACAAATTTTCCCCAGCATTTTCACTTCTATATTATACGGTtcacaaataaaataaacctCAGTAATACGGGTCGAAAAATCCTCAATTAATCAATGAATGGGGGTATACGCCGAGGGGCGCGTCGCCCCGCCCACCTTATCATAAGAACACTTGAAAACTGACTTTGGACTATTTCAACCCTTGATTTTCCACCCTTTATCCATCATCGCTTATAATACAGAGGAAGTTAAGTTTAAGAAATTTCAAGTGACGCCTCCAAGCTTCCCGTGACCTTTATTAATGATTTTTTGTCTCCTAAGTTGTCCCGTTATGTCAGGCTCTGGATCGTCCTGGCGTGGCGTCAGTCAGGACATAAGTGCAGGTATTTCTTTACTGAAGGTTCACGTACATTGAGGCTGTGCCAGAGTAGTGCGTCAAGACAGGCTGACCACACTCACCAACTATGGAGTCTAGCGTTGAGTTGTTTCGTTATGTGTGTCACGAACCTTTACTTAGAACCCTTTCTGTACATTGTTTTGTTAATTATTGAGGATAGTCATCCGCAAATAGTTTTCGGAACAAATGTTCAAAGCGCAACGCTTGAAAAACAAGAGATATAAATTTATTCTTATGATTGTCGCTTCCATCCTTTTGTTATCTATCTTTGGGAGTAGCTTATTACAGGTGTAGTTTTCTTTGAAAGATGCTAAATAGAAAATACTGTGGTATTTTTAAATCATTTGTGTGCAAGACTTATAAAAACTGGAACCAAATATTGCTGACAATATTTTAACCCATTATATGCCAGCCTGCGGTCGACTCTTTGATTGTAATCGACGAATGCGTCACTCATTCCTCAAAATGGGCCTACAGTGAAAACTTTTCGACGTTTATCAGCTCACCAAGACCTCTTTAACTATCAGTAAGGCTTCAGGGTGGGCTGCTTCATGTTGATTTTCATTAAAACGTATTTGTTTGAATTGTTTTAAAACTCAACGTTATTTGTTGGTTTGCTTATCATTAAATGTTATAATGATCGAAAATaatcgctctccctcccttcatattGTACATGTAGATTACATTCCGCTCAGGCTATTGTGATCTTAAACCGATGGCCTGTGCTTTGTTAGATCCTTCAAACATCGGTTCCTACGGTGTTCTGCTTCGTAAACAAAAATTATCGCACGAGAATGGTGATCGCGGGGCCCCGAGTTCACGTCCTTGCCACGGCACCGGTATAAAAGCCCACGTGCGTCCAGCAGCGCGGACAGCCGCACCACTATAAAGGTCTGGCCGCGCCACACAGGCTGTGCAAACCGCCAGCGTGCCTCAAGAAACACTAGCGATGATTTTGGCacgagtaaggaaaaaaaattagtAGTGTTGCTGTTTTACTCAACGCCATGTCAACTGTGGCACTGATGGCTTGGGCTGACCTTCAGTACTGTCTTAGACGCTGTTTGTTCAGTGCTTCAGGATGGGTGTTTTTTTGGCTCATCTTTCAAATTGTCGGTAAAATAATTATCAAATTTCTTGAACAGCTTTCTCGATAaatattccttttttgttctccAATGAGTCACTGAACATTTAGCTTTTCAAAATCATGTTTGCAGTCACCAAAATCTCTTGATGGGGTTCATTTAGTAACATGTGTCTCCAATttatgtgtgtgactgtgtgtgtgtgtgtgtgtgtgtgtgtgtgtgtgtgtgtgtgtgtgtgtgtgtgtgtgtgtgtgtggtggggtggtcATGTGACCGTGGAGGTTttgatctctgtgtgtgtgtatgggtccAAGGTACAAGGAATGGTAATTAATCATTATCTGATTGAATTTAAGAAGTATTTATGACATCAATGTATTTCTGATAGcatttataagaaaaaaaatatataggaatataCAGAAAATATTTTCAGAATTCCTTCCATGACGTTTATCTGGGTATTGTATTTTATTACCTGCCCCGCTTTGGCAATGTGTAACACCACAGATGTGCCGCTAAAAAATGATGCAACAGATCTAATGCACTGACCCAAAAAGGCTCCGAGACCCGAAAACCTTCAGAAGGTCAAGGCTGCGAGGCGCCGATGAGCGCCCCTCCCCAAAGCCTCGACCTGCAGCCTCGTTACCCGCCGCTATAAAAGCCCGTCTGACGAAGGGTCCGGCACCAGTACCTCACCGGCACATCAACCATGAAGTTTGTGAGTGTTCGCTCCGGCGCTGCTGATTGTTGATAAATGACAGTGTTCTTTGCTGCTGAGAGACATCGGTCATGACATGATAATTTGCATGATTTGATTTGTTTCAAAAGAAAAGTATTTCAGTTTTGTTTGTTGTCAGTATATTACGAAGTTCATGCGGTTAACGAAGCATGAATTGCTTAATTTCCAGGTGATCCTCGCCGCCCTGGCCGCCGTGGCCCTCGCCGCCCCCAAGCCTGACTACGGCTCCTTTTCCGCCGAGAGCGCCGAGTTCATCCCCATCCTGAAGGACGAGCGTGTCCAGGAGGACGACGGCAGGTACAAC of Eriocheir sinensis breed Jianghai 21 chromosome 66, ASM2467909v1, whole genome shotgun sequence contains these proteins:
- the LOC126987698 gene encoding cuticle protein AMP1A-like isoform X18; amino-acid sequence: MKFVIFAALAAVALAAPRPDKPTYGSFSAESAEFIPILKDERVQEDDGRYNLDVETGNGIFLSQSGSPDGPDGAVVKSGVYSYTAPDGTPVEVKFVADANGYQPQSDLLPVAPAFPHPIPQFVLDQIAFAAAEDAARDSSEEGYSYA